One segment of Pleomorphomonas sp. PLEO DNA contains the following:
- a CDS encoding alpha/beta fold hydrolase, whose amino-acid sequence MPSFSTADGDFAYLDEGNGPPIVLVHGFASSARVNWLDTGWIDWLVRAGYRTIALDNRGHGNSVKLLDAEDYRLEKMSGDVEALIDHLSLGRVRAIGYSMGSRILLDFASRHSDRLEKLVLGGIGGAMAKAGLDREPIAAALLAPSLEDIDDPVGRGYRLFADQTRSDRQALAACIRGYGHPIDPAETARIAVPTLVAVGTKDAVAGSAVELATMIPDANVLDIPNRDHMRATGDKLFKEGVTAFLAR is encoded by the coding sequence ATGCCGAGCTTTTCGACTGCCGACGGCGACTTTGCCTATCTCGATGAGGGCAACGGTCCACCGATAGTGCTCGTCCACGGCTTCGCATCCAGCGCCCGCGTCAATTGGCTGGACACCGGCTGGATCGATTGGCTGGTCCGAGCCGGCTACCGGACGATCGCCCTCGACAACCGAGGGCACGGTAACTCGGTCAAACTCCTCGACGCCGAGGATTATCGGCTCGAGAAGATGTCGGGCGACGTCGAGGCGCTGATCGATCATCTCAGCCTCGGCCGCGTCCGAGCCATCGGCTATTCCATGGGGTCCCGCATCCTGCTCGACTTTGCTTCCCGCCATTCCGATCGCCTGGAAAAGCTGGTACTCGGCGGCATCGGCGGCGCCATGGCGAAAGCCGGACTCGATCGCGAACCCATCGCCGCCGCCCTCCTCGCCCCTTCCCTGGAAGACATCGACGACCCGGTCGGCCGCGGCTATCGTCTGTTCGCCGACCAGACCCGTTCCGACCGACAGGCGCTCGCCGCCTGCATTCGCGGCTATGGCCATCCCATCGACCCGGCGGAGACCGCGCGCATCGCTGTTCCGACGCTAGTCGCCGTCGGCACGAAGGACGCGGTTGCCGGTTCGGCGGTTGAACTCGCCACGATGATTCCCGATGCGAACGTGCTCGACATCCCCAATCGCG
- a CDS encoding zinc-finger domain-containing protein translates to MADAFIPHFANDAGVTTIRIGAKEFMCIGAKPPFDHPHIFLEMGDDAEVVCSYCSTVYRYDPSLKATESEPKDAAWQPRAA, encoded by the coding sequence ATGGCCGACGCTTTCATTCCTCATTTCGCCAACGACGCCGGTGTGACGACCATCCGGATTGGCGCGAAGGAATTCATGTGCATCGGCGCAAAGCCGCCCTTCGACCATCCGCATATCTTCCTGGAAATGGGAGATGATGCCGAGGTTGTCTGTTCCTATTGCTCGACCGTCTATCGCTACGATCCGTCGCTCAAGGCGACCGAATCGGAACCCAAAGACGCCGCGTGGCAGCCCAGAGCGGCCTGA
- a CDS encoding FAD-dependent oxidoreductase: MPDHLPVVVIGAGIAGLTLSLCLARAGVRVTVIDRAPELREVGAGLQLSPNASSILFHLGLGSALDATGVRPEAVTIRDGASGRLILSMVLGEAMVERYGAPYIVIHRADLQGTLLAAVEQEPRVTLHLGVEVTSIEETDAGVVVEGLDAGEPVQFFGSVLVGADGVRSMVRETVIGGSPAVYTGRTAWRATFEAEGFFAHSFRHNETGLWLGRRAHLVHYAIDAGREINLVAAIDDVWNEDGWDVPGDPAQIQAAFKDWPEAVRKLIAMPDSWRKWALCEAPRNTPWTKGRTVLIGDAVHGMPPFVAQGAAMAIEDARVLAGVLAADLGADIEQRLRAFADGRKARTDKVAATARRNGFIYHLGGAPAKARNLGMRLLGAERLADNMDWIYGWRPVEG; this comes from the coding sequence ATGCCGGATCACTTACCGGTGGTGGTGATTGGGGCCGGAATTGCTGGCCTCACGCTATCATTGTGTCTTGCGCGGGCCGGCGTGCGAGTCACGGTGATCGACAGGGCGCCCGAACTGAGAGAGGTTGGCGCCGGTCTGCAGCTGTCGCCGAATGCTTCCTCGATCCTCTTTCATCTTGGCCTTGGTTCGGCGCTCGATGCCACAGGCGTACGACCGGAGGCGGTGACCATCCGCGACGGGGCGAGTGGTCGCCTCATTCTCAGCATGGTGCTTGGCGAGGCGATGGTGGAGCGCTACGGAGCGCCCTATATCGTCATCCATCGCGCCGATCTCCAGGGAACGCTGCTCGCCGCTGTCGAGCAGGAGCCGCGCGTCACCCTGCATCTCGGCGTCGAGGTCACGTCGATTGAGGAGACCGACGCGGGCGTTGTGGTCGAAGGTCTTGATGCCGGCGAACCGGTCCAGTTTTTCGGTTCTGTGCTGGTGGGGGCCGACGGCGTCCGTTCCATGGTGCGCGAGACGGTAATCGGCGGCAGTCCTGCGGTTTATACCGGGCGGACCGCTTGGCGTGCCACGTTCGAGGCCGAGGGGTTTTTCGCCCACTCCTTCCGGCACAATGAGACGGGGCTCTGGTTGGGCAGACGCGCTCATCTTGTCCACTATGCCATCGACGCGGGGCGAGAGATCAATCTTGTCGCGGCCATCGATGACGTCTGGAACGAAGACGGTTGGGACGTGCCTGGGGATCCGGCGCAGATACAGGCCGCTTTCAAAGACTGGCCGGAGGCGGTGCGAAAGCTGATCGCCATGCCGGACAGCTGGCGCAAATGGGCGCTCTGCGAAGCTCCGCGCAACACGCCTTGGACCAAGGGTCGGACGGTGCTGATCGGCGATGCCGTGCATGGCATGCCGCCCTTCGTGGCGCAGGGCGCGGCGATGGCGATCGAGGATGCGCGTGTGCTGGCCGGCGTGCTGGCGGCCGATCTTGGCGCCGACATCGAACAGCGGCTTCGTGCGTTTGCCGACGGCCGCAAGGCGCGAACCGATAAGGTGGCGGCGACCGCGCGGCGCAATGGCTTCATCTACCATCTCGGTGGTGCGCCGGCGAAGGCGCGCAATCTCGGCATGCGTCTTCTCGGCGCCGAACGGTTGGCCGACAACATGGATTGGATTTACGGCTGGCGTCCGGTAGAAGGCTAA
- a CDS encoding MFS transporter: MTLPAQDRFDRRRLAGLAAAIGAISAVGTSLSLGMPLLAVILEQRGHSSSVIGLVTTAAGVAALLSTPFVPKLTRRFGAAWVLLVAVVLGTITFPLFYFFDSITVWFVLRFVFSLCLNTAFIVSEFWINSLAPAAKRGFVMGVYATILSIGFAVGPAILSLVGSEGWLPFAIGTGLMAVSILPIIAGFRADPPADEGKGGNFLHFLTVVPLATFAAFTVGAVESSVMSFSPVYGLRLGYSERVAALLVMAVALGNIVAQLPLGMLSDRMDRRRLLLYVALGGIASAGLVAAVSSHQFLLMPAIGLWGGLVAGLYAVGLTHLGARLSGGDLASANAAFIFMYSVGMLVGPAATGAGMDALGPQGLVVVTVLILAGYAFFSFRRIRQVPDPNADGPSSSS; encoded by the coding sequence ATGACTTTACCTGCTCAGGATCGTTTCGACCGGCGCCGCCTTGCCGGGCTTGCCGCCGCGATCGGAGCGATCTCGGCGGTCGGTACGTCGTTATCGCTTGGTATGCCGCTTCTGGCGGTCATTCTCGAGCAGCGCGGCCATTCGAGTTCGGTGATCGGTCTGGTGACCACGGCGGCGGGTGTCGCAGCGCTTCTCAGCACGCCTTTCGTGCCGAAGCTGACACGTCGATTCGGTGCTGCCTGGGTGCTGTTGGTGGCAGTGGTTCTGGGCACGATCACCTTTCCGCTGTTCTATTTCTTCGACTCGATCACCGTGTGGTTCGTGCTGCGCTTTGTCTTCTCGCTCTGCCTCAACACGGCCTTCATCGTTTCCGAGTTCTGGATCAATTCGTTGGCGCCGGCTGCGAAACGCGGGTTTGTGATGGGCGTTTACGCCACCATCCTCTCCATCGGTTTCGCGGTGGGGCCGGCGATCCTCAGCCTTGTCGGTTCGGAGGGTTGGCTGCCGTTTGCCATCGGCACCGGACTGATGGCCGTCTCTATCCTGCCGATCATCGCCGGTTTCAGGGCCGATCCGCCAGCCGACGAGGGCAAGGGCGGCAACTTCCTGCACTTCCTGACGGTGGTGCCGCTTGCCACCTTTGCTGCTTTCACGGTGGGCGCCGTCGAATCGTCGGTGATGAGCTTCTCGCCTGTCTACGGCCTCCGCCTCGGCTATAGCGAGCGGGTGGCCGCACTCCTCGTGATGGCGGTGGCCCTTGGCAATATCGTGGCGCAACTGCCGCTCGGCATGCTGTCCGATCGCATGGATCGGCGGCGCCTGCTCCTTTACGTGGCCTTGGGTGGCATCGCATCGGCCGGGCTTGTCGCCGCCGTGTCGTCTCATCAGTTTCTGCTGATGCCTGCCATAGGGCTTTGGGGTGGGCTGGTGGCCGGTCTTTACGCGGTGGGGTTGACCCATCTCGGCGCGCGACTTTCCGGTGGAGACCTTGCTTCGGCCAACGCGGCTTTCATTTTCATGTATTCGGTCGGCATGCTGGTGGGGCCGGCCGCGACCGGGGCCGGCATGGACGCGCTGGGGCCACAGGGCTTGGTCGTCGTGACGGTGTTGATCCTAGCCGGCTACGCCTTTTTCTCCTTCCGTCGCATCCGCCAGGTGCCGGATCCAAATGCGGATGGTCCATCAAGCTCGTCTTGA
- the rpmG gene encoding 50S ribosomal protein L33 translates to MAKATTIKIRLVSTADTGYFYVTKKNSRTMTEKMTKTKYDPVARKHVEFKESKIK, encoded by the coding sequence ATGGCCAAGGCAACGACCATTAAGATCCGGCTCGTCTCGACCGCCGACACCGGGTACTTCTACGTCACCAAGAAGAACTCGCGCACGATGACCGAGAAGATGACCAAGACCAAGTACGATCCGGTCGCGCGCAAGCACGTCGAGTTCAAGGAATCCAAGATCAAGTGA
- a CDS encoding TCR/Tet family MFS transporter, with amino-acid sequence MAAADRSALISAAEARRATLFALVAVFLDVVGFGLIIPVLPRLIEEVGHTGLDGAARIGGWLFAAFSLAQFVFAPLAGALSDRFGRRPLLLLAIAGLSVDYVVQAMAPTVLWLFVGRLIAGVCGSSYVIANACLADVSSPENRARSFGRMTAAFGLGFVLGPAIGGMLGEFGTRVPFWSAAVLAGVNFLFGLFALPETLACESRRSFRWHEANPLGILAVFGRYTGVLPYALVLTVFFFGTSVYAAIWPFWGMAKYGWSSMTVGLTLAASGITVALLQGFGTGPAVARWGERRMAAVGLAGAATTCVGFALSPTTAVVVVMLIVNAVEGFAHPMLSALMSKAVPEDTQGALQGGISALMNLAMLVGALFYTQAFGYFLSEAAPVRSPDISFFIAASLMLLALGLFIRQARRATV; translated from the coding sequence ATGGCTGCCGCCGATCGTTCTGCCCTTATCTCCGCTGCCGAAGCGCGTCGAGCGACCCTTTTCGCACTGGTCGCCGTATTCCTCGATGTCGTTGGCTTCGGCCTTATTATCCCGGTCCTTCCGCGACTCATCGAGGAGGTCGGCCACACTGGGCTTGATGGCGCCGCCCGTATCGGCGGCTGGTTGTTTGCTGCGTTCAGCTTGGCACAGTTCGTATTCGCCCCGCTCGCCGGTGCGCTGTCCGACCGGTTCGGTCGGCGGCCGCTGTTGCTTTTGGCCATTGCTGGCCTCTCGGTCGACTATGTCGTGCAGGCAATGGCGCCGACGGTGCTGTGGCTGTTCGTCGGGCGGTTGATTGCCGGTGTCTGCGGTTCGTCCTACGTCATCGCCAATGCCTGCCTCGCCGATGTCAGCTCGCCGGAGAATCGGGCCCGTTCCTTCGGTCGCATGACTGCCGCCTTCGGCCTCGGGTTTGTGCTGGGGCCGGCGATTGGTGGGATGCTTGGGGAGTTTGGCACCCGGGTTCCCTTCTGGAGCGCGGCGGTGCTTGCGGGGGTAAACTTCCTATTCGGTCTTTTCGCGTTGCCGGAGACGCTTGCTTGCGAAAGCCGCCGGTCTTTCCGTTGGCACGAGGCCAATCCTCTCGGCATCCTGGCGGTCTTCGGCCGCTACACCGGCGTGCTTCCCTACGCTTTGGTGTTGACGGTATTTTTCTTCGGCACTTCGGTCTATGCGGCGATATGGCCTTTCTGGGGGATGGCCAAATACGGCTGGTCCAGCATGACCGTCGGGCTGACGCTTGCTGCCTCCGGAATAACAGTTGCGCTGTTACAAGGATTTGGCACCGGGCCGGCGGTGGCCCGCTGGGGCGAGCGGCGAATGGCGGCGGTCGGCCTCGCCGGCGCGGCGACAACTTGCGTTGGCTTTGCTCTTTCGCCGACAACCGCCGTGGTCGTGGTGATGCTGATCGTCAATGCCGTGGAGGGGTTTGCGCATCCGATGCTGTCGGCCTTGATGTCGAAGGCAGTGCCGGAAGATACGCAGGGTGCGCTACAGGGAGGTATCTCGGCACTGATGAACCTCGCCATGCTGGTTGGCGCACTGTTCTATACTCAGGCCTTCGGCTACTTTCTGTCGGAGGCTGCGCCTGTTCGCAGCCCCGATATTTCCTTTTTCATTGCCGCGTCTCTGATGCTGCTGGCCCTCGGTCTGTTTATCCGACAGGCGAGACGAGCAACCGTGTGA
- a CDS encoding EipB family protein yields the protein MMKLIFRSAMIACAFSALIEPTLAGGLVPHRVAYDLALESNPQMSDLSVNMKGRMVYEFTGNACEGYTVNFRFVLETGDSAGASAVTDLRNKNFESGDGRSFGFQSQTFVNEVQTQDVNGTAVRDGDKVNVKLKLTENTEFTIDKPLMFPTAQLIKTIAEAEKGTTVFSDDIYDGSDGGQHVFHTSTVIGSARTTAPDESEKPIGNMRRWPVTVSYFGAEAGGDQPPDYSISFDLWENGISSRMRLDYGDFVLDGKIVHLELLPETPCNGPSASAVEPSAVAPPADDKSATSGKPANGSQPAAEALPNTEDSAGTAEQKKDDTPATGEAPATQVQPEVKPAN from the coding sequence ATGATGAAGTTGATTTTCCGGTCGGCAATGATCGCCTGTGCCTTTTCGGCGCTGATCGAGCCGACGCTTGCTGGCGGTTTGGTGCCGCACCGTGTTGCCTACGACCTTGCTCTTGAGAGCAATCCGCAGATGAGCGACCTCAGCGTCAACATGAAAGGGCGCATGGTCTACGAATTCACCGGTAATGCTTGCGAGGGCTACACGGTCAACTTTCGCTTCGTGCTGGAGACAGGCGACTCCGCTGGCGCCTCGGCGGTCACCGACCTTCGAAACAAGAATTTCGAGAGCGGCGACGGCCGGAGCTTCGGTTTCCAGTCCCAGACCTTCGTCAACGAAGTGCAGACCCAGGACGTCAACGGAACCGCCGTCCGTGATGGCGACAAAGTCAACGTCAAGCTCAAGCTGACCGAGAACACCGAGTTCACTATCGACAAGCCGTTGATGTTCCCAACCGCTCAGCTCATCAAGACCATCGCGGAGGCCGAAAAGGGAACCACCGTCTTTTCCGATGACATTTATGACGGCTCGGATGGCGGCCAGCACGTGTTCCACACCTCGACGGTCATTGGGTCCGCTCGAACCACTGCCCCCGACGAGAGCGAGAAGCCCATCGGCAACATGCGGCGCTGGCCGGTCACCGTCTCCTATTTTGGTGCCGAAGCCGGCGGCGACCAGCCACCGGACTACTCGATCTCTTTTGATTTGTGGGAGAACGGCATCTCCTCGAGGATGCGTTTGGACTACGGCGACTTCGTTCTCGATGGCAAGATCGTTCACCTCGAGCTGCTGCCGGAGACGCCTTGCAATGGGCCGTCGGCATCCGCCGTCGAGCCCTCTGCCGTGGCACCGCCCGCCGACGACAAATCGGCTACCAGCGGAAAACCCGCAAACGGCAGTCAGCCGGCGGCGGAAGCTCTCCCGAACACCGAGGATAGCGCAGGCACTGCCGAGCAGAAAAAGGACGACACGCCAGCAACAGGCGAAGCACCGGCCACCCAGGTCCAGCCCGAGGTGAAGCCCGCCAACTGA
- a CDS encoding RidA family protein yields MTSSVESALNGLGLALPEAIAPVANYVPYVRTGNLLFVSGQISKTTAGAAITGKLGVDVDVAGGQKAAELCALNILAQVKVAVGDLDRIVRVVRLNAFVNSAPEFTDQPQVVNGASNLFANVLGDKGKHSRTAVGVAALPLGVAVEIDAIIEVS; encoded by the coding sequence ATGACCAGTTCTGTCGAATCCGCCCTTAACGGCCTTGGCTTGGCGTTGCCCGAGGCGATCGCGCCCGTCGCCAACTATGTTCCTTACGTTCGCACCGGCAACCTGCTGTTCGTCTCGGGGCAAATCTCCAAGACGACCGCTGGCGCCGCCATCACCGGCAAGCTTGGCGTCGATGTCGATGTGGCCGGCGGACAGAAGGCCGCCGAACTCTGCGCTCTCAACATTCTGGCGCAGGTGAAGGTGGCGGTGGGCGATCTCGACCGCATCGTGCGGGTGGTCCGCCTCAATGCCTTCGTCAATTCCGCCCCGGAATTCACCGATCAGCCGCAGGTCGTCAACGGAGCGTCAAATCTCTTCGCTAACGTCCTGGGCGATAAGGGCAAGCACAGCCGCACAGCCGTCGGTGTCGCTGCCCTGCCGCTCGGCGTCGCGGTAGAAATCGACGCCATCATTGAGGTTTCCTGA
- a CDS encoding glycerophosphodiester phosphodiesterase family protein has product MTDFSWLTARPIAHRGLHDAKVGRIENTLSAFDAAARAGFPMEMDVHLSADGVVYVFHDDVLDRLTTGKGPVAGRTMAELKAIPMVGTEDRIPTLREVLDLVGGRTGLVIEIKSYFTARQRDLVEATARELSTYGGPVVVESFDPRQIQDIAEIAPDLPRGIVADDAASAKDYNEYRVLDREELATLSHRSWSQFQFVSYWVRLLGNDVSCRIRDEWKLPVTAWTIRKPDERQAAVDFGAQLVFEGFDPDA; this is encoded by the coding sequence ATGACCGATTTTTCCTGGCTGACCGCCCGCCCCATCGCTCACCGTGGTTTGCATGACGCCAAGGTGGGGCGGATCGAGAATACGCTTTCGGCTTTCGACGCCGCGGCGCGGGCGGGATTTCCGATGGAGATGGATGTTCATCTCTCCGCCGACGGTGTGGTCTACGTTTTCCACGACGACGTTCTCGATCGCCTGACCACCGGCAAGGGCCCGGTGGCCGGCCGGACAATGGCCGAGCTCAAGGCGATCCCGATGGTCGGGACCGAGGATCGCATCCCGACGCTGCGGGAGGTGCTCGACCTCGTCGGTGGCCGCACCGGTTTGGTCATCGAGATCAAGAGCTATTTCACTGCGCGTCAGCGTGACCTTGTCGAGGCCACGGCCCGGGAGCTTTCGACCTATGGCGGGCCGGTGGTGGTGGAATCGTTCGATCCGCGCCAGATCCAGGATATCGCCGAGATCGCTCCGGACCTGCCGCGAGGCATCGTCGCCGACGACGCGGCCAGCGCAAAGGATTACAACGAGTATCGCGTGCTTGACCGCGAGGAACTCGCCACCCTTTCACATCGGTCGTGGTCGCAGTTCCAGTTCGTGAGCTACTGGGTAAGGCTCTTGGGAAATGACGTCAGCTGCCGGATCCGTGACGAGTGGAAGCTGCCGGTGACAGCTTGGACCATCCGCAAGCCGGATGAGCGGCAGGCCGCGGTCGACTTCGGTGCTCAACTGGTGTTCGAGGGCTTCGATCCCGACGCCTGA
- a CDS encoding NmrA family NAD(P)-binding protein yields MSEKLMVTGAAGKLGRSVVTLLIDEFGISPSDIVAGTRDPSKLADLAARGVAVRAVDFGKPETLVSALTGIDRLLIVSTDAIGSRLAGQQAAVAAAKTAGVKGIVYTSAPNPHGANHPLFFAGDHAGTETSIFESGLPYRILRNHWYQENFFMGLPAVVKQGTWYTSDKSGTKVTYVAHDDCARAAAAALTHPWADDKSIYDITSDETFTTEEVASLASGILGKPINVVRLSPEVLGANLKAAGVPDFVITLMLSMDATNSAGLLAKTSGAVEELTGRKPRSLAAFFEANRAAFVA; encoded by the coding sequence ATGAGCGAGAAACTGATGGTCACCGGCGCCGCTGGAAAGCTTGGCCGCAGCGTGGTTACCCTACTTATCGACGAGTTTGGCATTTCGCCCTCTGACATCGTCGCAGGGACCCGCGACCCTAGCAAGCTCGCCGACCTTGCCGCGCGCGGTGTGGCGGTGAGGGCCGTCGACTTCGGCAAGCCGGAGACGCTCGTATCGGCCCTCACCGGGATCGACCGCCTGCTGATCGTATCGACGGACGCCATCGGCAGCCGCCTCGCCGGCCAGCAGGCCGCCGTGGCCGCGGCAAAGACGGCCGGCGTCAAGGGAATCGTCTACACATCCGCCCCCAATCCTCACGGCGCCAACCACCCACTTTTCTTCGCAGGCGACCACGCCGGTACCGAAACGTCCATTTTCGAAAGCGGCCTGCCCTACCGAATTCTGCGGAACCATTGGTATCAAGAGAACTTCTTCATGGGCTTGCCGGCAGTCGTGAAGCAAGGCACCTGGTACACGTCGGATAAATCCGGCACCAAGGTAACCTATGTTGCCCATGACGATTGCGCCCGCGCCGCCGCCGCCGCCCTGACCCATCCGTGGGCCGACGACAAATCCATCTACGACATCACCAGCGACGAAACATTCACGACCGAGGAAGTGGCCAGCCTAGCCTCCGGAATACTGGGCAAGCCGATCAACGTCGTGCGGCTGTCGCCAGAGGTGCTGGGCGCCAATCTCAAGGCAGCCGGCGTACCCGATTTCGTAATCACGCTTATGCTTTCGATGGATGCAACCAACAGCGCCGGCCTGCTGGCGAAAACGTCCGGCGCTGTGGAAGAGCTGACGGGACGCAAACCGCGCTCGCTCGCGGCATTCTTCGAGGCGAACCGGGCTGCCTTCGTGGCATGA
- a CDS encoding winged helix-turn-helix transcriptional regulator — translation MLDGFQQAIRTEPNFDACPVRGVLDRIGDKWSTLMVLTLALRPHRFGELKRAIPDISQRMLTQTLRDLQRDGYVARKVFPTTPPAVEYSLTELGQSLMTPLSGLVDWAVRTRDAVEAARVAFDRENL, via the coding sequence ATGCTCGATGGTTTTCAGCAAGCCATCAGGACAGAGCCGAATTTCGATGCCTGCCCGGTTCGAGGCGTGCTCGACCGTATCGGAGACAAATGGAGCACGTTGATGGTGTTGACGCTGGCGTTGCGTCCGCATCGCTTCGGTGAGCTCAAGCGCGCCATCCCCGATATCTCACAGCGTATGCTGACCCAGACGCTCCGCGACCTGCAACGCGATGGCTATGTGGCGCGCAAGGTATTTCCAACCACGCCACCGGCCGTCGAATATAGCCTCACCGAGCTTGGTCAATCGCTGATGACGCCGCTGTCGGGGCTGGTCGACTGGGCGGTCAGGACGCGTGACGCGGTTGAGGCGGCGCGCGTCGCCTTCGATCGTGAGAATCTCTGA
- a CDS encoding HIT family protein yields the protein MTAYDADNIFAKILRGDIPAYKVYEDDDVLAFMDVMPQSDGHTLILPKTPARNILDVDPDVLAKVIKVTQKIAKAAVSAFEADGAVVMQYNEAPAGQTVFHLHFHVVPRYLGAPLRPHTGKMADSALLTNHAEKLKAALAE from the coding sequence ATGACCGCTTATGATGCCGACAATATCTTCGCCAAGATCCTGCGTGGCGACATTCCCGCCTACAAGGTCTACGAGGACGACGACGTCTTGGCTTTCATGGACGTTATGCCGCAGTCGGACGGCCACACGTTGATTCTCCCCAAGACACCGGCCCGCAATATTCTTGACGTCGATCCTGACGTTCTCGCCAAGGTCATCAAGGTAACGCAGAAGATCGCCAAGGCGGCCGTCAGCGCCTTCGAAGCCGACGGCGCCGTCGTCATGCAATATAACGAGGCACCGGCTGGCCAGACCGTCTTCCACCTGCATTTCCACGTGGTACCGCGCTACCTTGGCGCGCCGCTCCGCCCGCACACCGGCAAGATGGCCGACAGCGCGCTGCTCACAAACCACGCCGAGAAGCTCAAGGCCGCTCTGGCAGAGTGA
- a CDS encoding GNAT family N-acetyltransferase: MSHSFSLRTVDGLAAVSKADWDGLANPGWETGARGAIRWMSDEPPFPYNPFISHDFLLICEEAGCATAETGWLPSHLLLEDEDGHLIGAAPAYLKGHSYGEYVFDHGWADAWERSGGQYYPKLQSSIPFSPVTGPRLLAADDATRQALARGMKLVADRYELSSAHVTFIDEESAAALGAEGWLERLDQQFQFRNDGYTTYDDFLGRLASRKRKALKRERREALQDGISVEWVTGSDLTEAHWDAFFAFYMDTGSRKWGTPYLNRRFFSLLSERMADRILLVMARRAGRYIAGALNLIGSDRLYGRNWGAIEEHPFLHFEVCYHQAIDYAIEHRLAVVEAGAQGEHKLSRGYLPETTRSAHYIADAGFRRVVADFLTRERRAVLSAETELESLGPFRRGPLQEQD, encoded by the coding sequence ATGTCCCATTCGTTTTCACTGCGCACTGTCGACGGGCTCGCCGCTGTCAGCAAGGCCGACTGGGATGGCCTCGCCAACCCCGGCTGGGAGACAGGCGCGCGCGGCGCCATCCGTTGGATGAGTGACGAACCGCCCTTCCCCTACAATCCCTTCATCAGCCATGACTTCCTGCTGATTTGCGAGGAGGCGGGATGCGCGACCGCCGAGACCGGCTGGCTGCCGAGCCACCTGCTCCTCGAAGACGAGGACGGTCATCTCATCGGTGCGGCCCCAGCCTATCTGAAGGGCCACTCCTATGGCGAATATGTCTTCGACCATGGCTGGGCCGATGCCTGGGAGCGATCTGGTGGACAATACTACCCCAAGCTGCAGTCATCCATTCCCTTCAGTCCAGTGACAGGTCCGCGCCTCCTCGCAGCCGATGACGCGACGCGACAAGCGCTGGCACGCGGCATGAAGCTCGTCGCCGACCGCTACGAACTCTCCTCGGCGCATGTGACCTTTATTGATGAGGAAAGCGCCGCCGCGCTTGGCGCCGAGGGCTGGCTCGAACGGCTCGACCAGCAGTTCCAGTTCAGGAACGATGGCTACACGACCTACGACGACTTTCTAGGCCGCCTCGCCTCGCGCAAGCGCAAGGCGCTGAAACGCGAACGACGGGAAGCGCTGCAAGACGGCATCAGCGTCGAATGGGTAACCGGCAGCGACCTCACCGAGGCTCACTGGGATGCCTTCTTCGCCTTCTATATGGATACCGGCAGCAGAAAGTGGGGAACGCCCTACCTCAACCGTCGTTTCTTTTCACTGCTATCCGAACGAATGGCCGACCGCATCCTGCTCGTCATGGCGCGTCGGGCCGGCCGCTACATCGCCGGAGCGCTCAACCTCATCGGTTCCGACCGCCTCTACGGCCGCAATTGGGGGGCCATCGAGGAACACCCCTTCCTGCATTTCGAGGTCTGCTATCATCAGGCCATCGATTACGCGATCGAGCACCGTCTGGCAGTGGTCGAAGCCGGAGCACAGGGCGAACACAAGCTGTCGCGTGGCTATCTGCCGGAGACGACCCGTTCGGCTCACTATATAGCCGATGCCGGATTCCGGCGCGTAGTGGCCGACTTCCTCACTCGCGAGAGACGCGCGGTCCTCAGCGCCGAAACGGAACTCGAAAGCCTTGGTCCCTTCCGCCGTGGGCCACTTCAGGAACAGGATTGA
- a CDS encoding PilZ domain-containing protein produces MMQIPNFSYDHWPNGDGVNQGLTRKPQVEVVANDGYSGVHTDRKLSKREMAELITRLRNPNVRVGEQRRAERLNCHWPALVHSDPRDIACIVENISHSGCRVRTIGMLFAPGDPVIVRIPSQKMVLDGIVAWSRDEEAGIRFSFGDESHNLTV; encoded by the coding sequence ATGATGCAAATCCCGAATTTTTCCTACGATCATTGGCCAAATGGTGACGGGGTAAACCAAGGATTAACGAGAAAGCCCCAAGTTGAGGTTGTTGCCAATGACGGATATTCGGGCGTGCATACAGACCGTAAGTTGTCAAAGCGAGAAATGGCGGAGCTCATTACCCGCTTGCGCAACCCTAACGTGAGGGTTGGTGAGCAGCGACGGGCGGAGCGATTGAATTGCCACTGGCCGGCTCTGGTCCATTCCGACCCGCGCGATATCGCCTGCATTGTCGAAAACATCAGCCATAGCGGCTGTCGTGTCCGTACCATTGGAATGTTGTTCGCACCGGGTGATCCGGTCATCGTTCGTATCCCGTCACAGAAAATGGTGTTGGACGGTATCGTTGCCTGGTCGCGGGACGAGGAAGCCGGCATCCGGTTCAGCTTTGGCGACGAAAGCCATAACCTGACCGTTTGA